A single genomic interval of Desulforegula conservatrix Mb1Pa harbors:
- a CDS encoding nucleotidyltransferase domain-containing protein: protein MIDKDLKFGLTRSTIEKIHSVFSAHPGIQEVIIYGSRAKGNYQNGSDIDLVIVGKSVNLSELLKIENELDDLLLPYKIDLSLIHKIENTDLIDHINRVGLVFYEDRKAG from the coding sequence ATGATTGATAAAGATTTGAAATTTGGCCTGACGAGAAGCACTATAGAAAAGATTCACTCCGTATTTTCTGCTCATCCCGGTATTCAGGAAGTTATCATTTATGGTTCAAGGGCCAAGGGCAATTATCAAAATGGTTCTGATATTGACCTTGTCATAGTAGGCAAATCTGTAAATCTATCAGAACTTCTGAAAATAGAAAACGAGCTGGATGATCTGCTTTTGCCTTATAAAATCGACCTTTCCCTTATTCACAAAATTGAAAACACGGATTTGATTGACCATATAAACCGTGTGGGGCTGGTTTTTTACGAGGATAGAAAAGCAGGCTGA
- a CDS encoding transposase, which translates to MKLLHLPPYSPELNPVEHLWDELREKYFHNKVFDSIFSLEKHLESSLLSMELDQQKVRSIVAWPWIINALLK; encoded by the coding sequence ATGAAATTGCTTCACTTGCCTCCATATTCACCAGAACTTAATCCTGTTGAGCATCTTTGGGATGAGCTTCGTGAAAAATATTTCCATAACAAGGTTTTTGACAGCATTTTTTCTCTTGAAAAACACTTGGAATCATCATTGCTTTCAATGGAGCTTGACCAGCAAAAAGTCAGATCTATTGTTGCGTGGCCATGGATAATTAATGCACTTTTGAAATAG
- a CDS encoding nucleotidyltransferase substrate binding protein — translation MTNSDTRWQQRFSNYGKALSQLTEAVELSKEKKLSKIEQQGLIKEFEFTHELAWNVIKDFFEYQGNISIMGSRDATREAFQKGLVTEGEGWMEMIKSRNQTSHTYNHEIADEIAEKIINHYHGLFLSFEKKILDLKND, via the coding sequence ATGACAAACTCCGACACCCGCTGGCAGCAGCGTTTCAGCAATTACGGAAAAGCCTTGTCCCAACTTACTGAAGCGGTAGAGCTGAGCAAAGAGAAAAAACTCTCCAAGATAGAGCAGCAGGGCCTTATAAAGGAATTCGAATTCACACACGAACTTGCATGGAACGTGATAAAGGATTTTTTCGAGTATCAGGGCAATATATCCATTATGGGTTCGAGGGATGCGACGAGGGAGGCTTTCCAGAAGGGACTTGTGACCGAAGGCGAAGGCTGGATGGAGATGATCAAAAGCAGGAATCAGACGTCTCATACATACAACCATGAGATTGCAGATGAAATAGCTGAAAAAATTATCAATCACTATCATGGACTTTTTCTGTCCTTTGAAAAGAAAATACTGGATTTAAAGAATGATTGA
- a CDS encoding DUF6115 domain-containing protein: protein MDQFPIEYWIYFQLGIDICLILLILFFLRNLKKTLINQESDQPEKIQEPSLRSEIFPQIDTSSLDVLKALMESAKDSSEEFDRLIQEKKMLIAMLDEKLELKKREFIRIIKKGDAVTEELKRYILDAEDINSEKVTLKYDPAKKGRLQNNPPPTPDPEEMVEHEEVKPDQTEAIMELSSRGLENSAIAARLSIPIGEVELILGLNKIIKAEQRK, encoded by the coding sequence ATGGATCAGTTTCCCATCGAGTACTGGATTTATTTTCAATTAGGAATAGACATATGCCTGATCCTACTTATTCTTTTTTTTCTGAGAAATCTTAAAAAGACCCTTATAAACCAGGAATCCGACCAACCTGAAAAAATCCAGGAACCAAGTCTGCGCTCCGAAATATTCCCGCAGATCGATACATCTTCCCTTGATGTTCTGAAAGCCCTTATGGAATCGGCCAAGGACTCTTCAGAGGAATTTGACCGTCTCATCCAGGAAAAAAAAATGCTGATAGCCATGCTTGATGAGAAGCTTGAACTTAAAAAAAGGGAATTCATAAGAATAATTAAAAAAGGCGATGCAGTAACCGAGGAGCTGAAAAGATATATTCTTGATGCCGAAGACATAAACTCTGAAAAAGTTACTTTGAAGTATGACCCAGCAAAAAAAGGGCGTCTTCAGAATAATCCGCCACCAACTCCTGATCCTGAAGAAATGGTTGAGCATGAAGAAGTAAAGCCGGATCAGACAGAGGCAATAATGGAGCTTTCATCAAGGGGGCTTGAAAATAGCGCCATAGCCGCTCGCCTTAGCATTCCGATAGGAGAGGTGGAACTTATCCTTGGACTTAACAAGATCATCAAAGCGGAACAACGCAAGTAA